One region of Candidatus Margulisiibacteriota bacterium genomic DNA includes:
- the tnpA gene encoding IS200/IS605 family transposase, whose amino-acid sequence MLYHYTFNSYDGQQTLDDEEIRSFLKNTFATISDEKGFEILACEILCDHVHLLIEQNYVLSASGVMKLIKGISARRLFQAYPTNRFEHRKLWGRSFHARKIKSAEKEIVIQYIKNQRDGQGIDKRMNQKP is encoded by the coding sequence ATGCTTTATCACTATACTTTTAATAGTTATGATGGCCAACAGACGCTTGATGATGAGGAAATAAGAAGTTTTCTCAAAAATACATTTGCCACCATCTCCGATGAGAAGGGCTTTGAAATTCTGGCCTGTGAGATTCTTTGTGATCATGTTCACCTGTTAATCGAACAAAATTATGTTCTTAGCGCTTCGGGTGTGATGAAGTTGATAAAGGGGATATCAGCCAGAAGATTGTTTCAAGCGTATCCAACGAATCGTTTTGAGCATCGCAAGCTTTGGGGGAGATCATTCCATGCCCGAAAGATTAAAAGCGCAGAAAAAGAAATTGTAATACAATACATTAAGAACCAAAGAGATGGGCAGGGGATCGATAAAAGGATGAACCAAAAACCGTAG